One segment of Thermococcus sp. AM4 DNA contains the following:
- a CDS encoding 50S ribosomal protein L32e: protein MDEKARLLRVRARLKRKKPKFLRQEWWRFPKFKNDPKWRRPKGIDSKMRLKKKGKPRSPSIGWSSPKAVRGLHPSGYEEVLVHNVKELEAIDPTRQAARIAGTVGARKRELIIARARELGIKVLNAR, encoded by the coding sequence ATGGACGAGAAGGCGAGACTCCTTAGGGTGAGGGCCAGGCTCAAGAGGAAGAAGCCCAAGTTCCTCCGTCAGGAGTGGTGGAGGTTCCCGAAGTTCAAGAACGACCCCAAGTGGAGAAGGCCCAAGGGAATCGACAGCAAGATGAGGCTCAAGAAGAAGGGCAAGCCCCGCTCACCGAGCATAGGCTGGAGCTCACCTAAAGCTGTCCGCGGGCTTCACCCGAGCGGTTACGAGGAAGTCCTCGTTCACAACGTCAAGGAGCTCGAGGCAATAGACCCGACCAGGCAGGCAGCGAGGATAGCTGGAACCGTCGGCGCGAGGAAGAGAGAACTGATAATCGCGAGGGCCAGGGAGCTCGGAATTAAGGTCCTCAACGCGAGGTGA
- a CDS encoding 50S ribosomal protein L19e: MLMLKMQRRIAAEILKCGENRIWIDPERIDDVAAAITREDIKRLIHDGVIKKKPIKGQSRARARAFHEARKKGRHRGPGSRKGKKTARMGKKERWMMTIRALRKELRKLKAEGKLDAHTYRRLYIRAKGGQFKNKRQLYLFMQEHGILKE; encoded by the coding sequence ATGCTCATGCTTAAGATGCAGAGAAGAATTGCCGCCGAGATTTTGAAGTGCGGTGAGAACAGGATCTGGATCGACCCCGAGAGGATTGATGACGTTGCCGCTGCAATAACGAGGGAGGACATAAAGAGGCTCATCCACGACGGCGTCATCAAGAAGAAGCCCATCAAGGGCCAGAGCAGGGCCAGGGCGAGGGCCTTCCACGAGGCGAGGAAGAAAGGAAGACACAGGGGTCCCGGAAGCAGGAAGGGCAAGAAGACCGCCAGGATGGGCAAGAAGGAGCGCTGGATGATGACCATAAGGGCCCTCAGGAAGGAACTTAGAAAGCTCAAGGCCGAGGGCAAGCTCGACGCCCACACCTACAGGAGGCTCTACATCAGGGCCAAGGGCGGCCAGTTCAAGAACAAGAGGCAGCTCTACCTGTTCATGCAGGAGCACGGCATCTTGAAGGAGTGA
- a CDS encoding 50S ribosomal protein L18, which yields MARGPRYRVPFRRRREGKTNYHKRLKLLKSKKPRLVVRKTLNHHIAQIIVYDPKGDRTIVSAHTRELIRDFGWKGHTGNTPSAYLLGLLIGYKAKQAGVEEAILDIGLHPPTRGSSIFAVLKGAVDAGLNVPHSEEIFPEDYRIRGEHVANYAKALKEEDETLYRKQFGGYLVKGLEPEKLPEHFEEVKAKIIEKFEGARE from the coding sequence ATGGCGAGAGGACCAAGGTATAGGGTTCCCTTCAGGAGGAGGAGAGAGGGTAAGACCAACTACCACAAGAGGCTCAAGCTCCTCAAGAGCAAGAAGCCGAGGCTCGTCGTGAGGAAGACCCTCAACCACCACATAGCGCAGATTATAGTCTACGACCCGAAGGGCGACAGGACTATAGTTTCCGCCCACACCAGGGAGCTCATCAGGGACTTCGGCTGGAAGGGCCACACCGGAAACACCCCGAGCGCCTACCTCCTCGGACTGCTCATCGGTTACAAGGCGAAGCAGGCCGGCGTTGAGGAGGCCATACTCGACATAGGCCTTCACCCGCCGACCAGGGGAAGCTCAATATTCGCCGTCCTCAAGGGAGCCGTTGACGCGGGCTTAAACGTCCCGCACAGCGAGGAGATATTCCCTGAGGACTACAGGATAAGGGGCGAGCACGTTGCAAACTACGCCAAGGCCCTCAAGGAGGAGGACGAGACCCTTTACAGGAAGCAGTTTGGTGGCTACCTCGTCAAGGGCCTTGAGCCCGAGAAGCTGCCGGAGCACTTTGAAGAGGTTAAGGCCAAGATAATCGAGAAGTTTGAGGGGGCGAGAGAATGA
- the rpsE gene encoding 30S ribosomal protein S5 — translation MSDPREIAQRVLEEWEPKTKLGKLVKEGQITDIHEIFRKGYQIKEPEIVDVLLPETNLRENQEVLDIALTVRMTDSGRRIRFRVLAAVGNRDGYVGLGIGHGREVGIAIRKAISYAKMNIIEIKRGCGSWECRCRRPHSIPFAVEGKEGSVRVKLMPGPRGLGLVIGDVGKKILSLAGVQDVWSQTLGETRTTVNFAKAVFNALYNTNRVAIQPGMEEKYGIVVGRAMPQSFTLE, via the coding sequence ATGAGCGACCCGAGAGAGATTGCCCAGAGGGTTCTTGAGGAGTGGGAGCCCAAAACGAAACTCGGCAAGCTTGTGAAGGAGGGCCAGATAACTGACATTCACGAGATATTCAGGAAGGGTTACCAGATAAAGGAGCCCGAGATAGTTGACGTCCTCCTTCCCGAGACCAACCTCAGGGAAAACCAGGAAGTGCTCGACATCGCTCTCACCGTCAGAATGACCGACAGCGGCAGGAGGATTCGCTTCCGCGTTCTTGCCGCTGTTGGCAACAGGGACGGCTACGTCGGCCTCGGAATCGGCCACGGAAGGGAAGTCGGCATAGCCATCAGGAAGGCCATCAGCTACGCCAAGATGAACATCATCGAGATCAAGCGCGGTTGCGGTTCATGGGAGTGCAGGTGCAGGAGGCCACACTCGATTCCGTTCGCCGTCGAGGGCAAAGAGGGTAGCGTCCGCGTCAAGCTCATGCCCGGACCGCGTGGTCTCGGACTCGTCATAGGTGACGTCGGCAAGAAGATACTGAGCCTGGCTGGCGTTCAGGACGTCTGGTCCCAGACCCTCGGTGAGACGAGGACAACGGTTAACTTCGCCAAGGCAGTTTTCAACGCCCTCTACAACACCAACCGCGTCGCCATACAGCCCGGTATGGAGGAGAAGTACGGTATCGTCGTTGGCAGGGCGATGCCCCAGAGCTTCACCCTTGAGTGA
- a CDS encoding 50S ribosomal protein L30, translating into MAKLALIRLRSGIRARGEVRDTLAMLRLHRINHLVIVDDNPSYRGMIQKVKDYITWGEIDKETLVKLLRKRGRLVGNKPITDEYVQEKLGMSLEEFAEKVINGEMKLRDLPNIKPVFRLHPPRGGLKGSKKRSFKEGGALGYRGEKINELIERML; encoded by the coding sequence ATGGCAAAGCTTGCACTCATAAGGCTTAGGAGCGGGATTAGGGCGAGGGGAGAAGTGAGGGACACCCTCGCCATGCTTCGCCTTCACAGGATTAACCACCTCGTCATAGTCGACGACAACCCGAGCTACCGCGGAATGATACAGAAGGTCAAGGACTACATCACCTGGGGCGAGATAGACAAAGAAACTCTCGTCAAGCTCCTCAGGAAGAGGGGCAGGCTCGTCGGCAACAAGCCGATTACCGACGAGTACGTCCAGGAGAAGCTTGGAATGAGCCTTGAGGAGTTCGCCGAGAAGGTCATCAACGGCGAGATGAAGCTCAGGGATTTACCCAACATCAAGCCCGTCTTCAGGCTCCACCCGCCGAGGGGAGGACTGAAGGGAAGCAAGAAGCGCTCCTTCAAGGAAGGTGGGGCTTTAGGCTACAGGGGCGAGAAGATTAACGAGCTCATTGAGAGAATGCTCTGA
- a CDS encoding uL15m family ribosomal protein, which yields MIRRRKKVRKLRGSHTHGWGCKKKHRGGGSKGGKGMAGTGKRKDQKFTWTIKYAPDHLGKRGFHRPKAVQYIPKVINLSDIDENFELFKDMGVIYEEEGKLIFDATQLGVDKVLGTGKITRAIVVKAYYVTPKAEEKIKEAGGEVILA from the coding sequence ATGATTAGGAGGAGGAAGAAGGTTAGAAAACTCCGCGGAAGTCACACTCACGGATGGGGATGCAAGAAGAAGCACCGCGGCGGCGGAAGCAAGGGCGGTAAGGGAATGGCCGGTACCGGTAAGAGGAAGGACCAGAAGTTCACCTGGACCATCAAGTACGCCCCCGACCACCTCGGCAAGCGCGGCTTCCACAGGCCCAAGGCCGTTCAGTACATCCCCAAGGTCATCAACCTGAGCGACATCGACGAGAACTTCGAGCTCTTCAAGGACATGGGCGTCATCTACGAGGAGGAAGGAAAGCTCATCTTCGACGCCACCCAGCTCGGCGTTGACAAGGTTCTCGGTACCGGGAAGATCACCAGGGCGATAGTTGTCAAGGCCTACTACGTGACTCCAAAGGCCGAGGAGAAGATTAAGGAAGCGGGCGGCGAGGTCATCCTCGCCTGA